The following are from one region of the Synergistaceae bacterium DZ-S4 genome:
- the rsmG gene encoding 16S rRNA (guanine(527)-N(7))-methyltransferase RsmG, giving the protein MEKEIFAETVESEVTKNEEKLRKYLSLLSAANELARLTGPSDEETLWGSHLMDCASALPLLPHEGRIIDVGTGGGLPGIVWAICRPGLNVTLLDSITRKCALVEKMAVAMGLRNVTVVCKRSEEYAKDEREKFHVAAARAVCASGVLAEYLAPLVRTKGIALAFKGPKVTEELELVGNKWSALGFSPPRLHPYMLGDIKRFFVIWDKVSQTPKGIPRRPGMAEKFPWYSR; this is encoded by the coding sequence TTGGAAAAAGAAATTTTTGCAGAAACAGTCGAATCAGAAGTCACGAAAAATGAGGAAAAACTGAGAAAATACCTCTCACTTCTCTCAGCCGCTAACGAGCTTGCCCGGCTTACCGGACCTTCAGATGAAGAGACCCTTTGGGGCTCACATCTTATGGACTGCGCATCGGCTCTGCCGCTGCTCCCCCATGAAGGCAGGATCATCGACGTGGGCACGGGAGGCGGACTGCCCGGGATCGTATGGGCCATATGCAGGCCGGGGCTTAATGTGACCCTTTTGGACAGCATAACCCGCAAGTGCGCCCTTGTTGAGAAAATGGCAGTTGCCATGGGGCTCAGAAACGTGACCGTGGTTTGCAAAAGATCAGAGGAATACGCGAAGGATGAGCGTGAGAAATTCCATGTAGCGGCTGCCAGGGCAGTCTGCGCTTCAGGGGTACTGGCCGAATATCTTGCTCCGCTCGTCAGGACAAAGGGTATCGCACTAGCCTTCAAGGGTCCCAAGGTAACGGAGGAGCTGGAGCTTGTCGGAAACAAGTGGAGCGCGCTCGGTTTTTCGCCGCCGCGCCTCCATCCCTATATGCTGGGTGACATCAAAAGGTTCTTTGTGATCTGGGACAAGGTCTCACAGACTCCCAAAGGAATACCAAGAAGACCGGGCATGGCCGAGAAATTCCCCTGGTACAGCAGGTAA
- a CDS encoding C45 family autoproteolytic acyltransferase/hydrolase encodes MESFEKGTKRREGVINIIDLHGTWREMGRQYGALMASEMKHIYEKGVIEKLVNEHGLDIENLKDRASKFYANYPFRFKEILCGMSETSGLSMEQLQLVNAVELLAATALNLPQCTGIAAWGDYVSETLVYGRNYDYLPWFKEFSHDIVIACYHPADGSLATATMGYAGEIYVVNGMNEKGIYLELNNGMPSGGALWYDSRVPSVAALFQFLLDGASLDEIESFFQTTKANFAYIIGVSDGQTARCYEWPVFEVKRRESHSRQGLTVLSNHFTEFSWGLPRPDDKTYWLTRSRRQNLLALAKHFKGTIDSKTMMKMMDTRIEDLGATTDMTVYQIVVVPERFQLWFKIPDTQDWTEIDMKAILKPREE; translated from the coding sequence GTGGAATCCTTTGAAAAGGGAACCAAAAGGCGAGAAGGAGTAATCAATATTATTGATCTCCATGGGACCTGGAGAGAGATGGGAAGGCAGTACGGCGCCCTCATGGCTTCGGAGATGAAGCATATATACGAAAAAGGCGTAATTGAGAAGCTTGTGAACGAACATGGGCTGGATATTGAAAACTTGAAAGACCGTGCCTCTAAATTCTACGCAAATTATCCTTTCAGGTTCAAGGAGATCCTGTGTGGGATGTCGGAGACATCCGGTCTCAGCATGGAGCAGCTCCAGCTGGTCAACGCAGTGGAACTGCTTGCGGCCACGGCCCTTAACCTTCCGCAGTGTACAGGCATAGCCGCATGGGGAGATTATGTCAGTGAGACCCTGGTCTACGGCAGGAACTATGATTACCTCCCCTGGTTCAAAGAGTTCAGCCATGACATAGTGATAGCCTGCTACCATCCGGCTGACGGATCCCTTGCGACTGCGACGATGGGATATGCAGGGGAAATATATGTTGTCAACGGCATGAACGAGAAAGGGATCTATCTTGAGCTCAACAACGGCATGCCGTCGGGCGGAGCCCTCTGGTATGACAGCAGAGTCCCTTCGGTCGCGGCCCTTTTCCAGTTCCTTCTCGACGGTGCTTCGCTGGACGAAATAGAGAGCTTTTTCCAGACTACAAAGGCAAATTTTGCGTACATAATAGGTGTTTCGGACGGACAGACAGCCAGGTGCTACGAATGGCCGGTCTTCGAGGTAAAAAGGCGCGAGTCCCATTCCCGCCAAGGCCTTACTGTTCTCAGCAACCATTTCACCGAGTTCTCATGGGGCCTTCCGAGACCCGATGACAAAACTTACTGGCTGACAAGGTCAAGGAGACAGAATCTTCTGGCTCTTGCAAAACACTTCAAGGGGACCATAGACAGTAAGACAATGATGAAGATGATGGACACCAGGATAGAAGACCTTGGCGCAACTACAGATATGACGGTCTATCAGATAGTGGTAGTGCCCGAGCGCTTCCAGCTTTGGTTCAAGATACCCGATACCCAGGACTGGACAGAGATAGATATGAAGGCGATCCTCAAACCCCGCGAAGAATAG